One genomic region from Marmota flaviventris isolate mMarFla1 chromosome 6, mMarFla1.hap1, whole genome shotgun sequence encodes:
- the Ppp1r3g gene encoding protein phosphatase 1 regulatory subunit 3G → MESPETQLQSSEVVPFAEPPPAEGRPTPEVLCVESGTSEAWSREVQFEDRPLSPKEEAPLPEPEPLECRRPRARSFSMPADPILEAAKLLQRRQQQQQALPLGAESGEPVEDVLLSPGDCCKKRVQFADSLGLSLASVKHFSEAEEPQVPPAVFSRLRSFPVRVERLEQLGDLLAQAPSSLPAPPARLRPLFQLPGHSVAAERLRQQRVCLECVQCSAPSGTEVTGSGRVLGCPGPRAVTVRYTFTEWRTFLDVPAELQPTEARSGASEPGSGDAEEEPGAERFRFSLYLPPGLQPKEGEDISVHFAVCYRCEQGEYWDNNAGTNYTLRYARPTNLL, encoded by the coding sequence ATGGAGTCTCCCGAGACGCAGCTGCAAAGTTCCGAGGTTGTGCCCTTTGCAGAACCTCCACCCGCGGAGGGGCGGCCAACCCCGGAGGTCCTCTGCGTGGAGAGTGGCACTTCGGAAGCCTGGAGCCGTGAAGTTCAGTTCGAAGACAGGCCCTTGTCACCGAAGGAAGAGGCGCCTCTTCCGGAGCCGGAGCCCCTGGAATGCCGCCGCCCTCGCGCGCGCTCCTTCTCCATGCCGGCAGACCCCATTCTAGAGGCGGCCAAGCTCCTGCAGCGgcgccagcagcagcagcaggcccTTCCGCTGGGCGCGGAGAGCGGTGAGCCAGTTGAGGACGTCCTGCTTAGCCCCGGCGACTGCTGCAAGAAGCGGGTGCAGTTCGCCGACTCTTTGGGGCTGAGCCTGGCCAGCGTGAAGCACTTCAGCGAGGCTGAGGAACCACAGGTGCCTCCCGCCGTGTTTTCGCGCCTCCGCAGCTTCCCGGTGCGTGTGGAGCGTCTGGAACAGCTCGGGGACCTGTTGGCACAGGCGCCCTCCTCCCTCCCGGCGCCGCCTGCCCGACTCCGGCCTCTCTTCCAGCTCCCGGGACACAGCGTTGCAGCGGAGCGCCTGCGACAGCAGCGCGTGTGCCTGGAGTGCGTGCAGTGCTCGGCACCCTCGGGCACGGAGGTGACGGGCTCTGGTAGGGTGCTGGGCTGCCCGGGGCCCAGGGCTGTGACAGTGCGCTACACCTTTACAGAGTGGCGCACATTCCTGGACGTGCCAGCAGAGCTGCAGCCAACAGAAGCGCGGTCGGGGGCCTCTGAACCAGGGTCTGGGGATGCTGAGGAGGAGCCGGGCGCAGAACGCTTCCGCTTCTCGCTGTACCTACCCCCCGGCCTGCAGCCCAAGGAAGGGGAGGATATTTCCGTTCACTTTGCAGTCTGCTACCGCTGTGAGCAGGGCGAGTATTGGGACAACAACGCGGGGACTAATTACACACTGCGCTACGCGCGCCCCACGAATCTGCTCTGA